A region of Domibacillus sp. DTU_2020_1001157_1_SI_ALB_TIR_016 DNA encodes the following proteins:
- a CDS encoding DUF4362 domain-containing protein, whose protein sequence is MNRGMVNVLCSLFFIAGCSNDNNVQSHNNNVGEVVNKHNDIQNLEALDTFIKRAKIKKEDTVNYIEYGIEGQRGVTTLTSKEDNIHVSSSVDKKFIEEYSCKDIAIDIENGSDNYVLKQCTGDFEGTRDIPLLTVSK, encoded by the coding sequence ATGAACAGAGGAATGGTGAATGTTTTATGTTCCTTATTTTTCATTGCAGGCTGTTCTAACGATAATAATGTTCAGTCTCATAATAACAATGTTGGAGAGGTAGTGAATAAACATAATGATATTCAGAACTTAGAGGCTCTCGATACATTTATAAAACGTGCAAAAATCAAAAAGGAAGATACCGTAAATTATATTGAGTACGGGATAGAAGGACAGCGAGGGGTAACAACCTTAACCTCTAAAGAGGACAACATTCATGTTTCTAGTAGTGTTGATAAGAAATTTATAGAGGAATACAGTTGTAAAGACATAGCAATTGATATAGAAAATGGTTCCGATAATTATGTTTTGAAACAATGTACAGGCGATTTTGAAGGTACAAGAGATATTCCTCTTTTGACAGTTTCTAAATAA